The following proteins come from a genomic window of Legionella cherrii:
- a CDS encoding transglutaminase, producing the protein MLVFLFYQNKKYVEITHDFKSDELRSAIAGNERRFDMILNHKKKIVFSNLQELIEDFKRFQIIQSYEKFFNDSSFLTQLCVTNLTKFGSSPEKMASELEIRRLALTREEGDPLKREILLKMVNSLRYFKSYKRFNAELLFRYNAIKLMDTDKFHLEAEHYRYPTQKENYLQLNEHYWHMPNKQNGFFILKNGQRPSEAINSIFAGSHLVVLECHSWMLSIQYKALLDTVGAKNFDLLFARKPLIIADGLFLSRNFADDLKEILPYKFDLTQEELIPGDWLYLNNFPEYRTATLFDASKNGSGLHSMVMGDHKYRGFGLPKAMTESEIKHEFLEVYNEDFLAEPIDLKEESIDSETMGLDANEQDIAPGDSVVICGHIDCPEREWASVECIYKGNGRYRCEKLKMEHATENEIVLALLEKYNALLPKRKTESDVADLNIFKSLKTNVRGIDFSHQRFDYLFQESPSTDSKNSPRLFSYHQDKHEQPILEPELLYSPCK; encoded by the coding sequence ATGCTCGTGTTCCTTTTTTACCAAAATAAAAAGTATGTTGAGATCACTCACGATTTTAAATCTGACGAATTAAGATCTGCAATCGCAGGCAATGAACGTCGATTTGATATGATATTGAACCATAAGAAGAAAATTGTTTTTAGTAATCTTCAGGAACTCATTGAGGATTTTAAACGATTCCAGATAATTCAAAGCTATGAAAAGTTTTTTAACGACAGTAGTTTTCTAACGCAACTGTGTGTAACCAATCTCACAAAATTTGGGTCTTCCCCTGAAAAAATGGCCTCAGAATTGGAAATCAGAAGATTAGCTTTAACAAGGGAAGAGGGGGATCCTTTAAAAAGAGAGATCCTCTTAAAAATGGTTAATAGTCTTCGTTATTTTAAATCGTATAAACGATTTAATGCGGAATTATTGTTTCGATATAATGCAATAAAGCTCATGGATACGGATAAATTTCATTTAGAAGCAGAACATTATAGATATCCAACACAAAAAGAAAATTATTTGCAGCTCAATGAACATTATTGGCATATGCCGAATAAGCAAAATGGTTTTTTTATATTAAAAAATGGACAGCGTCCCTCTGAAGCTATCAACTCAATTTTTGCTGGTTCTCATCTTGTGGTACTTGAATGTCATAGTTGGATGCTCTCTATTCAATATAAAGCGTTATTAGACACCGTGGGTGCGAAGAATTTTGATCTTCTTTTTGCACGAAAGCCACTCATCATTGCAGATGGTCTGTTTTTATCCAGAAATTTTGCAGACGATTTAAAAGAAATACTTCCTTATAAATTTGATTTAACGCAAGAGGAGTTAATTCCCGGGGATTGGCTCTATCTCAACAATTTCCCTGAATATAGGACGGCTACCTTATTTGATGCATCTAAAAATGGAAGTGGACTGCACTCTATGGTGATGGGGGATCATAAATATCGAGGCTTTGGTTTACCTAAAGCAATGACAGAAAGTGAAATAAAACATGAGTTTTTAGAAGTTTACAATGAAGACTTTCTTGCTGAGCCTATAGATCTTAAAGAGGAAAGCATAGATAGTGAAACAATGGGACTTGATGCTAATGAGCAAGATATAGCCCCTGGGGATAGCGTAGTGATATGTGGACATATTGATTGTCCCGAGCGCGAATGGGCAAGTGTAGAATGCATTTATAAGGGTAATGGCAGGTATCGATGCGAAAAATTAAAGATGGAACATGCTACGGAGAACGAAATTGTTTTGGCATTATTGGAGAAATACAATGCACTACTTCCAAAGAGAAAAACAGAAAGTGATGTAGCTGATCTCAATATTTTCAAATCATTAAAGACCAATGTGAGAGGCATTGATTTTTCACATCAACGATTTGATTATTTATTTCAAGAATCACCATCTACTGATAGTAAGAATTCACCAAGGTTATTTTCTTATCATCAAGATAAACATGAGCAGCCTATACTGGAGCCTGAATTGTTATATTCTCCATGTAAGTGA
- a CDS encoding DUF883 family protein, which translates to MKSSSEKPTYTPKDHLEAAASQLLNEGKKKVNQLYEEGLSKANEVEENVKEYSDHLIKKVQDNPLTSVLIAGGIGFLLSRLMKK; encoded by the coding sequence ATGAAAAGTTCCAGTGAGAAACCGACATATACTCCTAAAGACCATCTTGAGGCAGCTGCAAGCCAATTATTAAATGAAGGGAAAAAAAAGGTAAATCAACTGTATGAAGAAGGATTATCCAAGGCTAATGAAGTGGAAGAAAATGTCAAAGAATATTCTGATCATTTAATAAAGAAAGTACAAGACAATCCATTAACTTCTGTTTTAATCGCAGGAGGAATTGGCTTTTTATTATCTCGGTTAATGAAAAAGTAA
- a CDS encoding DUF3775 domain-containing protein, with amino-acid sequence MLNLDTETIRDLLDKARQFQVKEEVSFPEVTEDMDAFYVLADYQNDPVYQETVEYIDNLRPDQQATLVALMYLGRGDYTREEWKDALQFAQEEITDHTGEYLLSRPTVADDVERGLNMLGISYQE; translated from the coding sequence ATGTTGAATCTCGATACAGAAACAATTCGTGATCTTCTGGATAAAGCGCGACAATTTCAGGTTAAGGAAGAAGTTAGTTTTCCAGAGGTCACTGAGGACATGGATGCCTTCTATGTATTAGCTGATTATCAAAATGATCCAGTTTATCAAGAAACCGTTGAATACATAGATAATTTACGTCCTGATCAGCAAGCAACCTTAGTGGCGCTCATGTATTTAGGCCGGGGCGATTATACTCGAGAGGAATGGAAAGATGCGCTACAGTTTGCCCAAGAAGAAATAACCGACCATACCGGTGAGTATTTACTATCCAGACCAACAGTAGCTGATGATGTTGAACGTGGTTTAAACATGCTTGGTATTTCCTATCAAGAATAG
- a CDS encoding DUF72 domain-containing protein translates to MPFVNIGTSGWVYKGWKEIFYPKSVAEKDELAYYANVFNTVELNSSFYHVPSPKSIAKWRETTPEQFIFSCKASRYLTHVKMLKDVQESVLYLLQVIEGLEDKLGPVLFQLPPYWPFNLERLEQFVKALPESFHYTFEFRNKTWLRQEVYDLLAKYNIALCFYDFKGYQCPEIITSDFIYLRLHGPHLDPYLGHYEQKTLLSYAHKFAKWQQEVKQIFCYLDNDQKAVAPSDAQELQRLVQLTFNSPDQ, encoded by the coding sequence ATGCCATTCGTCAATATCGGTACCTCTGGATGGGTCTATAAAGGTTGGAAAGAAATTTTTTACCCGAAGTCTGTTGCAGAGAAAGATGAATTGGCGTATTACGCGAACGTCTTTAACACAGTAGAGCTCAATAGTAGTTTTTATCACGTTCCCTCTCCAAAATCCATTGCAAAGTGGAGAGAAACTACTCCAGAACAGTTTATTTTTTCGTGTAAAGCCAGTCGCTATTTAACCCATGTAAAAATGCTGAAAGACGTTCAAGAGAGCGTTCTGTATTTGCTTCAGGTCATCGAAGGATTGGAAGACAAACTCGGGCCGGTTTTATTTCAACTCCCACCTTATTGGCCTTTTAATCTAGAGCGTTTGGAGCAGTTTGTTAAAGCATTACCTGAATCATTTCATTACACATTTGAATTTAGAAATAAAACCTGGTTACGTCAGGAAGTTTATGATTTGCTCGCTAAATACAATATAGCGCTTTGTTTTTATGATTTTAAGGGATATCAGTGTCCAGAAATTATAACCAGTGATTTCATCTACTTACGATTGCATGGACCGCATCTCGATCCTTATTTGGGTCATTATGAGCAAAAAACGCTTTTAAGTTATGCCCATAAATTTGCCAAATGGCAGCAGGAAGTGAAACAAATTTTTTGTTATTTAGATAACGATCAAAAAGCAGTTGCACCCTCCGATGCTCAAGAATTGCAACGATTAGTACAATTGACATTTAATAGCCCTGATCAATAA
- a CDS encoding acetyl-CoA hydrolase/transferase family protein, with the protein MNFDKQYQHKLCSADEAVNRIPPSAVISIGMRAATPPALCHALAARAKAGDLKELKVYYLRCGPIALETIFQEELLHIIRPYTSMMSKGEVELAERGYRLGKKYINFVPISFSRYPGTIMSITQLDAFMVTVSPMDQFGFFNLGTNGDYAIELGRYANQLIVEVNENMPRTSGSTLIHISEVDAIVENTTALIEEHSKPASDLDRQIGQYITSLIPNGATIQMGIGGVPNAVCEQLIDHKNLGIHTEVITSGMVELIKKGVITNTNKKLNPYVNVFTFAIGDRPLYDFINNNPSMFCLPVSYVNEPKVIGKNNLMTSVNAFIEIDFSGQVNAEFIGHQFSGVGGQLDFIRGVQYSEGGKTIIASSSTAKNGTLSRIVPRLSSIATDTRLDIDYVVTEYGVAQLKGRSTTERTHQLIQIAHPDFREQLKQQAKTQGFI; encoded by the coding sequence ATGAACTTTGATAAGCAATATCAACATAAATTATGTTCTGCAGATGAAGCAGTCAATCGGATTCCTCCATCTGCAGTGATTTCTATAGGCATGCGTGCCGCTACTCCTCCAGCCTTATGCCATGCACTTGCTGCGCGCGCTAAAGCAGGTGATCTAAAAGAATTAAAGGTTTACTATCTTCGTTGTGGTCCCATCGCTCTGGAAACTATTTTTCAAGAAGAATTATTGCATATTATTCGACCCTACACTTCTATGATGTCCAAAGGAGAAGTTGAATTAGCGGAACGCGGGTATCGTCTAGGTAAAAAATACATCAATTTTGTCCCCATAAGCTTTAGTCGTTATCCTGGCACCATTATGTCCATTACCCAACTGGATGCGTTCATGGTTACAGTCTCCCCTATGGACCAGTTTGGTTTTTTTAATTTAGGCACTAACGGCGATTATGCTATTGAATTAGGGCGTTATGCGAATCAATTAATCGTTGAAGTCAATGAGAACATGCCCAGAACTTCGGGCTCTACATTAATTCATATCAGTGAAGTGGATGCCATAGTCGAAAATACCACCGCTTTGATTGAGGAACATTCAAAGCCTGCTAGTGACTTGGATCGTCAAATTGGCCAATACATCACCTCCCTTATCCCCAATGGAGCAACCATTCAAATGGGAATAGGTGGTGTACCTAACGCAGTATGCGAACAATTAATCGATCATAAAAATCTTGGCATACACACTGAGGTGATTACGTCAGGAATGGTGGAGCTTATCAAGAAAGGAGTAATTACAAATACCAATAAAAAATTAAATCCTTACGTCAATGTATTTACCTTTGCAATCGGTGATCGACCTTTATATGATTTTATAAATAATAATCCTTCTATGTTTTGTCTTCCGGTCTCCTATGTCAATGAACCTAAAGTGATTGGGAAAAATAACCTAATGACCTCTGTTAATGCCTTCATCGAGATTGATTTTAGTGGCCAAGTCAATGCCGAGTTTATTGGTCATCAATTTTCAGGTGTAGGCGGACAATTGGATTTTATTCGTGGCGTTCAGTATTCTGAAGGTGGAAAGACTATTATTGCCAGTAGTTCTACAGCAAAAAATGGAACTCTATCCCGGATAGTTCCCCGGCTCTCCTCAATCGCTACAGATACCCGACTTGATATTGATTATGTGGTTACTGAATACGGGGTAGCCCAATTAAAGGGACGCTCTACCACTGAAAGAACGCACCAATTAATTCAAATTGCCCATCCAGACTTTCGTGAGCAATTAAAACAACAAGCAAAAACACAAGGATTTATTTAG
- a CDS encoding HpcH/HpaI aldolase/citrate lyase family protein, protein MDLSRSPALLFTPGNKPELFTKALTSGANGVILELEDAISAAEKDKARNHVVQFLKKKHPELLTIVRINHITTDAGLPDLLALRQDDIYCDAILYPKTESAEELNIVYKILHLEARNIKLLALIETAKGLLNLHSIVTHSPVAGLVFGAADFAIDIGCQMNWDVLLNARHHIVQAAALTHIPAIDSPFFDFTNEEQLISEVIRAKELGFKGKLAIHPRQIIPIKQNFAPNQAEVKRAKEIVALFEQSGGKACQYKGQMIDVPIYQQAQEVLKLSNN, encoded by the coding sequence ATGGATTTATCACGATCACCCGCCCTGCTCTTTACACCCGGCAATAAACCGGAGCTTTTCACAAAAGCACTGACTTCAGGTGCAAATGGCGTTATTTTAGAACTGGAAGACGCTATCTCAGCAGCAGAGAAAGACAAAGCTCGAAATCATGTGGTTCAATTTTTAAAGAAAAAACATCCAGAACTGCTCACTATAGTTCGCATCAACCATATCACTACTGATGCAGGTCTTCCTGATTTGCTCGCCTTAAGACAAGATGATATTTATTGTGATGCCATTTTATACCCCAAAACAGAAAGTGCTGAAGAGTTAAATATTGTTTATAAAATACTCCATTTAGAAGCGCGAAATATTAAACTTTTAGCATTGATTGAAACAGCAAAAGGGTTGCTGAACTTACATTCAATTGTTACTCATTCCCCAGTCGCCGGTTTAGTCTTCGGGGCTGCAGATTTTGCCATCGATATAGGGTGCCAGATGAACTGGGATGTTCTTTTGAATGCACGCCATCACATTGTCCAGGCAGCTGCACTTACTCACATTCCAGCAATTGATTCTCCTTTTTTCGATTTTACAAATGAGGAGCAATTAATTTCTGAAGTGATTCGGGCCAAGGAACTTGGTTTTAAAGGAAAATTAGCCATTCATCCAAGACAAATCATTCCCATAAAACAAAATTTTGCACCAAATCAAGCAGAGGTAAAACGAGCAAAAGAAATTGTAGCGCTTTTCGAACAATCTGGAGGCAAGGCATGTCAATACAAGGGACAAATGATAGATGTCCCCATATACCAACAAGCTCAAGAAGTACTTAAATTATCAAACAATTAA
- a CDS encoding MaoC/PaaZ C-terminal domain-containing protein: MSHQSYKSIGNKRLREDFGFYFEDFEVGQIIEHRPGRTITQNDNIWFTLLTMNTAQLHFDAHYAEHTEWKKPLVDSTFTLAIITGMTVNTISKKVVANLEWDKVKLLKPVFEGDTIYAESEIKAKRESKSRPNQGIVTVETRGINQHKELFMSFERTVLVYKKGGAPEYNI, from the coding sequence ATGTCACATCAAAGCTATAAATCTATAGGAAACAAGCGCTTGCGGGAAGATTTTGGTTTTTACTTTGAAGATTTTGAAGTGGGACAAATTATTGAACATAGGCCCGGAAGAACCATTACCCAAAATGATAATATATGGTTTACCTTGCTGACAATGAATACCGCTCAATTACATTTTGATGCACATTATGCTGAACACACCGAGTGGAAAAAACCTTTAGTTGATAGCACATTTACGCTGGCGATTATTACAGGAATGACCGTTAATACGATCTCCAAGAAGGTAGTCGCGAATCTGGAGTGGGATAAAGTTAAATTATTAAAACCTGTATTTGAAGGAGATACGATTTACGCTGAAAGCGAAATAAAAGCGAAACGAGAATCAAAATCAAGACCAAATCAAGGAATAGTTACTGTAGAAACGCGGGGAATTAACCAACATAAAGAACTATTTATGTCTTTTGAGCGAACTGTTTTGGTATATAAGAAAGGAGGTGCGCCAGAATATAACATTTAA
- a CDS encoding aldehyde dehydrogenase has protein sequence MNIHTVVKEQRLFSAGGAAKAIDFRKQQLQKLKTVLKQNEQLLSEALYADIKKSQFETYLTELALIYHELDKAIKFVNKWAKPKATRTELVNQPGKSFILPEPYGTTLIIGAWNYPYQLTLIPLIAAIAAGNTSIIKPSELPQNTSSALAKIINQNFDPAYLYVAEGGADVTQELLSMRFDKLFFTGSTTIGKIVAKAAAEHLTPITLELGGKSPCLVFADADLKISAQRIVWGKFLNAGQTCIAPDYLLVEEQIYQPLLEELKNQIGKVIGPNPLESESYTRIINQHHVQRLKKLIDPQKLFTGGQVIETENYIEPTILKDVRFTDEIMKEEIFGPILPVIPFNDLEPVLQEIKSRPRPLSLYIFGKNSKVHTRILNEISFGGGCINDVIMHICNSHLPFGGVGDSGMGSYHGEAGFKAFSHFKSILKKPFWFELPLKYLPYTQLKLKIIRAILG, from the coding sequence ATGAACATTCATACTGTTGTCAAAGAGCAGAGACTTTTTTCAGCTGGTGGAGCGGCGAAAGCTATCGATTTTCGTAAACAGCAACTGCAGAAATTAAAAACTGTTCTCAAACAAAATGAGCAACTGCTCTCGGAAGCCCTCTACGCAGATATAAAAAAATCACAATTCGAAACGTATTTAACTGAACTTGCCTTAATTTATCATGAACTCGATAAAGCGATTAAATTCGTGAACAAATGGGCTAAACCCAAAGCAACACGAACTGAACTGGTGAACCAACCAGGAAAAAGTTTTATCTTGCCCGAACCTTATGGGACAACCTTGATTATTGGAGCATGGAATTACCCTTATCAGCTTACATTAATTCCTTTAATTGCCGCTATAGCGGCAGGGAATACCAGTATCATTAAGCCAAGTGAATTGCCGCAAAATACCTCCTCTGCGCTCGCCAAAATAATCAATCAAAATTTTGATCCAGCTTATCTTTATGTTGCAGAGGGCGGAGCTGATGTCACGCAAGAGCTTCTGAGTATGCGTTTTGATAAACTTTTCTTTACGGGCAGTACCACAATAGGCAAAATCGTGGCTAAGGCTGCTGCAGAACACTTAACACCCATTACTCTGGAATTAGGGGGCAAAAGCCCTTGCCTTGTTTTTGCCGATGCCGATCTGAAAATTTCAGCACAACGAATTGTATGGGGTAAGTTTTTAAATGCCGGACAGACCTGCATTGCCCCCGATTATCTTTTAGTTGAAGAACAGATTTATCAACCCTTATTGGAAGAGCTCAAAAACCAAATCGGCAAAGTAATTGGCCCCAATCCCCTTGAAAGCGAAAGTTACACCCGTATTATTAATCAACACCACGTACAACGCTTAAAAAAGCTCATTGATCCGCAAAAACTATTCACGGGTGGACAAGTCATTGAGACTGAAAACTATATTGAGCCAACCATTCTTAAGGATGTACGCTTTACAGATGAAATCATGAAAGAGGAAATTTTCGGTCCCATTTTACCCGTTATTCCTTTTAACGATCTAGAACCTGTCCTCCAAGAAATCAAATCACGCCCACGACCTTTGTCTCTCTATATTTTTGGGAAAAATTCAAAAGTGCACACCCGAATTTTAAATGAGATTTCTTTTGGTGGTGGATGTATTAATGATGTGATCATGCATATTTGCAATTCCCACCTTCCATTTGGCGGTGTAGGCGACAGTGGCATGGGAAGTTACCATGGTGAAGCCGGTTTTAAAGCATTCAGCCATTTCAAAAGCATTTTAAAAAAACCATTTTGGTTTGAACTTCCCTTGAAATACCTGCCCTATACCCAATTGAAATTAAAAATAATTCGGGCAATTTTAGGGTAA
- a CDS encoding PAS domain-containing sensor histidine kinase translates to MSENKRNKPKTYHCKEPPTSALSAENSSLTLSIIKALPGSIYWKDKNGVYLGCNDAMLEMTGMKSIIGKTDFEMPWAASATTIRNNDLKVMNLNSSLELEEIGTIANGEQVVVLTRKTPLHDEHGNVTGIIGISLNITNRKKQEAALCSSQEKTQSTLENILANMPGHVYWKDKNGVYLGCNNRQAQSVGFQFGYEIVGKTDFDLPWGKNQAELFRQNDLHIMQTGETEIIEEKAQVGGKDAIFLSHKSPMRNKKGEITGVLGISIDITDRKKIEAELKIAKEKAEAASLAKTEFLENMRHDIRTPLTGIVGFADLIQSEAESPRIKEYSENLVASSHALLDFMDDVLEAIHVSSGEIPKVRKKFVLQKIAQHVIDLNRAKASSKRLTLSLEFDPDIPRFLIGDPVRIHRILLELISNSLNFTDAGFVKVTAKLAKQENREVIIQFVVEDSGMGIPKDKQQEIFLQFKRLTPSYKGIYKGAGLGLAVIKQFIDELDGEIYVESTVAKGTKFTCIIPLKTALLEDETGIDKDFDFNISSLKQDNAINTPSSNPSTHSFKHRILLVEDNTVAQTIAKAMLNHYYCQVDIAVDGQSALQLWKKNRYDLIFMDIGLPDMDGYQVTHHIRVQEVSKKYHTPIIALTAHVGEENKQRCIESGINAVISKPLTQKKCGDILSSFIPSILKERTNSPENCIFERPATQEQLFDLSKFPLLDVEEGIKTTGTENTLRDMLNLMLDHSFVEDIALLKKAHDQGDWEQTQKITHKIKGGVVYVGATRIKMACQYFEDYWKSGQRDLLEQLYQQIILVIDKTASEIKKWIASKTPL, encoded by the coding sequence ATGTCAGAAAATAAACGTAATAAACCAAAAACCTATCATTGCAAGGAACCCCCTACTTCAGCTTTATCTGCAGAAAACTCATCGCTTACATTAAGCATCATCAAAGCATTACCAGGAAGCATCTATTGGAAAGACAAAAATGGAGTTTATTTAGGTTGCAATGACGCCATGTTGGAAATGACTGGGATGAAATCCATCATTGGAAAAACTGATTTTGAAATGCCTTGGGCTGCATCTGCAACAACGATTCGCAACAACGATTTAAAAGTAATGAACCTGAATTCCTCATTGGAATTGGAAGAAATCGGAACCATAGCAAATGGAGAACAAGTAGTCGTATTAACCCGTAAAACTCCTTTACATGATGAACACGGCAATGTCACCGGAATTATTGGCATCTCCTTAAATATAACCAATCGAAAAAAGCAAGAGGCTGCTCTCTGTTCAAGCCAAGAAAAAACACAATCCACCTTGGAAAATATTTTGGCCAATATGCCAGGACATGTTTATTGGAAAGACAAAAACGGGGTTTATTTAGGATGCAACAATCGCCAAGCTCAAAGTGTAGGGTTTCAATTTGGCTATGAAATCGTAGGAAAAACTGATTTTGACCTACCTTGGGGCAAAAACCAGGCTGAGTTATTTCGACAAAATGACCTTCATATAATGCAAACAGGCGAAACTGAAATCATAGAAGAAAAAGCGCAAGTAGGTGGTAAAGATGCCATTTTTTTAAGCCATAAATCACCAATGCGCAATAAAAAAGGGGAAATTACAGGGGTACTAGGGATTTCCATTGACATCACAGACCGAAAAAAAATTGAAGCAGAGCTCAAAATTGCTAAAGAAAAAGCAGAAGCAGCAAGTCTGGCAAAAACAGAATTTCTGGAAAATATGCGTCACGACATTCGTACCCCCCTTACCGGGATCGTAGGATTTGCAGACCTTATCCAATCTGAAGCAGAAAGTCCTAGAATTAAAGAATATTCAGAGAACCTAGTGGCATCCAGTCATGCTCTGCTTGATTTTATGGATGATGTACTTGAAGCAATTCATGTAAGTTCTGGTGAAATTCCCAAAGTGAGGAAAAAATTCGTATTACAAAAAATAGCCCAACATGTGATTGACCTGAATAGAGCCAAAGCATCTTCTAAACGACTGACATTATCTCTAGAATTTGATCCCGATATTCCCAGATTTCTTATTGGAGATCCGGTTCGTATCCATAGAATTTTACTCGAACTGATATCGAATTCATTGAATTTTACCGATGCCGGGTTTGTGAAAGTAACAGCCAAGCTGGCAAAGCAAGAAAACCGTGAGGTGATCATCCAATTTGTCGTGGAAGATAGTGGCATGGGGATTCCGAAAGACAAGCAACAAGAAATTTTTCTCCAATTCAAACGTTTAACCCCTTCCTATAAAGGAATTTATAAAGGAGCAGGTTTAGGGCTTGCTGTAATCAAACAGTTTATTGATGAGTTAGACGGAGAAATATATGTCGAGAGTACTGTGGCCAAAGGAACAAAATTTACTTGTATCATTCCCTTAAAAACAGCACTTTTGGAAGATGAAACAGGTATTGATAAAGATTTTGACTTCAATATATCAAGTCTTAAACAAGACAATGCCATAAACACTCCCTCTTCAAATCCATCAACTCATTCATTCAAACATCGTATCTTGCTCGTTGAAGACAATACTGTGGCGCAAACCATAGCTAAAGCCATGTTAAATCACTATTACTGCCAAGTAGATATAGCAGTTGATGGACAATCTGCATTACAACTTTGGAAGAAAAATAGGTATGACTTAATTTTTATGGATATCGGTCTGCCTGATATGGATGGTTATCAAGTCACCCACCACATTCGTGTGCAAGAAGTTTCAAAAAAATATCACACCCCCATCATTGCGCTTACCGCCCATGTTGGTGAGGAAAATAAACAGCGATGTATCGAATCGGGCATCAATGCGGTGATCAGTAAGCCATTAACGCAAAAAAAATGTGGTGATATTTTAAGCTCATTTATTCCTTCCATACTAAAAGAAAGGACAAATTCTCCTGAAAATTGTATTTTTGAGAGACCTGCAACACAAGAACAACTCTTTGATCTTTCTAAATTTCCACTACTTGATGTTGAGGAAGGAATTAAAACTACGGGTACAGAAAATACACTTCGCGACATGCTCAACCTAATGCTCGATCACTCTTTTGTCGAAGATATTGCTCTGCTAAAAAAAGCACATGATCAAGGTGATTGGGAACAAACCCAAAAAATCACTCATAAAATTAAGGGAGGGGTAGTATATGTTGGTGCCACTCGAATAAAAATGGCTTGCCAATATTTTGAAGATTATTGGAAATCAGGACAACGTGATTTATTGGAGCAATTGTATCAACAAATTATACTGGTTATTGATAAAACAGCCTCTGAAATTAAAAAATGGATCGCATCAAAAACACCTCTCTAA
- a CDS encoding DUF1810 family protein: MSTIHRFIEAQQGQNSSASFEQAYNELKAGGKQSHWIWYVFPQLKQLGFSSTAQYFGIVDFNEACAYLQKRGAFSKLSQSHPISRATTKKQDSCFDPYEWRN, translated from the coding sequence ATGAGCACCATTCATCGCTTTATCGAAGCCCAACAAGGCCAAAATTCATCGGCCTCATTCGAACAAGCTTATAATGAACTCAAAGCAGGCGGCAAACAAAGCCATTGGATATGGTATGTCTTCCCTCAGCTCAAACAACTTGGATTCAGTTCAACAGCCCAATATTTCGGGATTGTTGATTTCAATGAGGCCTGTGCCTATTTACAAAAACGGGGAGCTTTTTCAAAATTATCTCAAAGTCACCCAATTAGTAGAGCAACAACTAAAAAGCAAGATTCCTGTTTTGACCCTTATGAATGGAGAAATTGA